tttgcaaccagtctgactTTATACCGTAGTATTTTGCCATTTGGACCTACCTTGTACCCAAAAACCCATTTGCATTCAACCACATTTCTTCCAATAGGTTGCTTAACTTGTCTTCCCACACTGTGCTTAGTAATCAAGTTGTACTCTTTGTTCATAGCGCCCATCCACATTTGAGCATCTACGCGGGACATTGCCTCAGCAAAGGTTGTTGGGGGAGCGGCTAGAGCAGTGTAAAATGCCTCTACCATTGCGTTTATATGCATTAACCATGCATCTTCAGTGCCCACATTTGCCCCATACTGTTGAGGAGGTTTTGAGGGTTGAGTTGAGCGTTGAAATGTTACCGGCTCTGCTGCTGGTGGATTTTCCATTGGTTTGGTTTCAGCATTTGAGTTGTGAGTCTTGGGCTTTGGTTTGTTTTTGGCGTTAGAGTTGTGAGCGTTGGATTTTGGCTTGTTTTCAGCGCTAGAGTCGTCCTTGTAGGTTTCTAGTATTACCCAATGACGATTTCCGATTCCTTCATCAAATACAACGTCTCGGGAGGTTAGGATCTTTCCAGTTTCTTGTTGAACaagtaaatgcgccttttgaTTTGGTGCAA
This genomic interval from Rhizoctonia solani chromosome 11, complete sequence contains the following:
- a CDS encoding Retrovirus-related Pol polyprotein from transposon TNT 1-94 gives rise to the protein MKCTYLGFAPNQKAHLLVQQETGKILTSRDVVFDEGIGNRHWVILETYKDDSSAENKPKSNAHNSNAKNKPKPKTHNSNAETKPMENPPAAEPVTFQRSTQPSKPPQQYGANVGTEDAWLMHINAMVEAFYTALAAPPTTFAEAMSRVDAQMWMGAMNKEYNLITKHSVGRQVKQPIGRNVVECKWVFGYKVGPNGKILRYKVRLVAKGYSQRPGIDFEDTSSPVANSDSTRTLLAKGTSKDYNIIQLNIKTAFLHGTIKEEIYMEQPEGFEDDPVKYVWRLEKALYGLKQAAQAFYSQLRKVLKQIGFT